In the genome of Chryseobacterium arthrosphaerae, one region contains:
- a CDS encoding ABC transporter substrate-binding protein, whose amino-acid sequence MKQKILLLFTVFSLIACKREQKISSSDWTNISNRTQYKEQDGNLELKSGNFSYNFKKNQTPFKKIILLNASMAGYISELGAEDLIIGVSSPEYIYSEKIQNLVKEGKIQNVGSEQKYDVEKIISMKPDAVFTNYIASFDNAYQLLKNNGIQVVFLDEYMEQQPLQKTAYIKLFGEFFGKEKEAEAKYLEVEKNYNELKQLALKAKESPVVLANEMYGDVWYLPGGNTSVAHYIADANANYIMKDNREEKAMTMSFEEVYAKAGGVQYWVNAGSHTSKKEMLGMNPFYGKLDVFNKGKIYTIAGKEKMKANDFFESGVVRADLILKDYIKIFHPELLPDYQLTYMKELQ is encoded by the coding sequence ATGAAACAGAAAATTTTACTTTTATTCACGGTATTTTCGCTAATTGCTTGTAAAAGAGAACAAAAAATTTCGTCCTCAGATTGGACAAATATCTCAAATCGTACCCAATACAAGGAGCAGGACGGAAATCTGGAGCTGAAATCGGGAAATTTCTCCTACAATTTCAAAAAAAATCAGACTCCATTCAAAAAAATTATCCTTCTTAACGCCAGTATGGCCGGATATATTTCCGAACTTGGAGCCGAAGATCTGATCATAGGAGTTTCAAGTCCGGAGTATATTTATTCAGAAAAGATTCAGAACCTGGTAAAGGAAGGGAAAATTCAAAATGTAGGAAGTGAGCAGAAATATGATGTGGAGAAAATTATTTCCATGAAGCCGGATGCCGTTTTTACCAATTATATTGCAAGTTTCGACAATGCCTATCAGCTATTGAAAAACAATGGAATTCAGGTGGTGTTTCTGGATGAATATATGGAACAGCAGCCATTACAGAAAACAGCGTATATCAAGCTTTTTGGAGAATTTTTCGGAAAAGAAAAAGAAGCGGAAGCCAAATACCTGGAAGTAGAGAAAAACTACAATGAGCTGAAGCAGCTTGCCTTAAAAGCAAAAGAAAGTCCCGTTGTGCTGGCCAATGAAATGTATGGAGATGTATGGTATCTGCCGGGAGGAAATACTTCCGTGGCACATTATATTGCGGATGCCAATGCTAATTATATCATGAAGGACAACAGAGAAGAAAAAGCAATGACGATGAGCTTTGAGGAAGTATATGCAAAAGCCGGCGGCGTTCAGTACTGGGTAAACGCAGGAAGCCATACCTCTAAAAAAGAAATGCTGGGCATGAATCCTTTTTACGGAAAACTTGACGTATTCAATAAAGGTAAAATCTATACCATTGCCGGAAAAGAGAAAATGAAAGCCAACGATTTCTTTGAAAGTGGAGTAGTGAGAGCCGATCTGATCCTTAAAGACTATATTAAAATCTTCCATCCCGAACTTTTACCGGATTATCAGCTTACCTACATGAAAGAATTGCAGTAA
- a CDS encoding AraC family transcriptional regulator, which translates to MYSPYEINYEKVNECPLDGQVQHYFEIVYIISGNGQQKINGHRVPYTSGDLLLLTPNDVCSFEVEEITEFLRVAFHRNYIENNALAMENSLKLEHLLQTATTTKGCVLYNRSDKYLVKSLVDGIVRECINKSLYSKSLIEQLMNSLILLVARNIALEMPEELCETSEDKILNILQYIHTNIYDPKKIKIEKIGEAFGLSTTYVSRYFKKHTKQTLQNYIAYYRLNLIENKLLYTNLRIGEIAFELGFTDESHINRFFKKYKDVTPSQFKKDYIY; encoded by the coding sequence ATGTATAGCCCTTATGAGATTAACTATGAAAAAGTAAATGAATGTCCATTGGACGGGCAGGTTCAGCATTATTTCGAAATTGTTTATATTATATCAGGTAACGGACAGCAGAAGATAAATGGACATCGTGTGCCTTACACTAGTGGTGATTTATTACTTCTGACTCCAAATGATGTTTGTAGTTTTGAAGTAGAGGAGATCACAGAGTTCTTACGTGTTGCTTTTCACAGAAATTATATAGAAAACAATGCGTTAGCTATGGAAAATAGTTTAAAATTGGAACATTTGTTACAAACAGCTACCACTACAAAAGGATGTGTTCTGTACAATCGTTCAGATAAATATTTAGTGAAATCTTTAGTAGATGGAATTGTCCGGGAGTGCATTAATAAAAGTTTATACAGTAAAAGTCTTATTGAGCAACTTATGAATTCCTTAATTCTATTGGTGGCCAGGAATATTGCTTTAGAAATGCCAGAAGAATTATGTGAAACTTCTGAAGACAAAATTTTAAACATTCTACAATATATTCATACCAATATCTATGATCCTAAAAAGATTAAAATAGAAAAAATAGGAGAGGCCTTTGGTTTATCCACCACGTACGTTAGCCGCTATTTCAAAAAACATACTAAACAAACTCTACAGAATTATATTGCTTATTATAGGCTCAATTTAATTGAAAATAAACTTCTTTACACTAATCTAAGAATTGGGGAGATCGCATTTGAATTAGGATTTACCGATGAAAGTCACATTAATCGTTTTTTCAAGAAATACAAAGATGTAACACCTTCACAGTTTAAGAAAGATTATATTTATTAA
- a CDS encoding NAD(P)H oxidoreductase yields MKKMHIIWAHPRKDSLTAKIVEAVKKEARNKNFNVTEWEAYSSGFNPVLQTDDEPDWYNTNKQYNAESEALAKELSDKDYLIFIFPIWWYSLPAILKGYIDRVWNYGVFYGNRNIHRLPVKAIRWIGLVGSKEASIQKRDYDKYMDYYFNVGLAEYCGIEDSKVKLIYDTIGRHQINKEDHYNDLIKQAVSFISSLQ; encoded by the coding sequence ATGAAAAAAATGCACATAATTTGGGCACACCCAAGAAAAGACTCATTGACGGCAAAAATCGTAGAAGCCGTAAAAAAAGAAGCTAGAAACAAAAATTTTAATGTAACAGAATGGGAAGCGTATTCTTCAGGATTTAATCCAGTATTACAAACCGATGATGAGCCTGACTGGTATAATACAAATAAGCAATATAATGCTGAATCCGAAGCATTGGCAAAAGAACTTTCAGATAAAGATTATCTCATTTTTATATTTCCAATATGGTGGTATTCTCTACCGGCAATACTTAAAGGATATATAGACAGAGTTTGGAATTACGGTGTATTTTATGGTAATCGAAATATCCATCGACTGCCAGTAAAAGCAATTCGCTGGATTGGATTAGTAGGTAGCAAAGAGGCCAGTATTCAAAAACGTGATTATGATAAATATATGGACTATTACTTTAATGTAGGTTTAGCGGAGTATTGTGGTATTGAAGATTCAAAAGTAAAACTAATATATGATACCATTGGACGCCATCAAATCAATAAAGAAGATCATTATAATGACTTAATAAAGCAAGCGGTCAGCTTTATTAGTAGCTTACAGTAG
- a CDS encoding TetR/AcrR family transcriptional regulator: protein MMNKGERTRQMIIEKSAPLFNTKGIAATAMSDIMDVTKLSKGSLYVHFDNKDVLVEAAVDYNMNQLQKKIGASINKFQDPKDKLFAYIDAFKNPLDPPVAGGCPMLNFGMEADDQNEIILKKVANLVNKSQQLISEIITEGIEKGVFKADWDHEEFATIMFAMLEGGIFISNTTKKIDKMSIINKNLKKMIEAQLP from the coding sequence ATGATGAATAAAGGTGAACGTACAAGGCAGATGATCATTGAAAAATCAGCTCCACTTTTCAATACAAAAGGAATTGCAGCAACAGCAATGAGCGATATTATGGATGTTACAAAGCTCTCTAAAGGCAGTCTGTATGTTCATTTTGACAATAAAGACGTACTCGTAGAGGCTGCTGTGGATTATAATATGAATCAGTTACAAAAGAAAATAGGAGCTTCAATAAATAAATTTCAAGATCCGAAGGATAAGTTATTTGCCTATATAGATGCATTTAAGAACCCTTTAGATCCCCCGGTAGCAGGAGGCTGTCCCATGTTGAACTTTGGAATGGAAGCTGATGACCAAAACGAAATAATACTTAAGAAAGTAGCGAATCTGGTGAACAAAAGTCAGCAGCTAATCAGCGAAATTATTACAGAAGGTATTGAAAAGGGAGTTTTTAAAGCCGATTGGGATCATGAAGAATTTGCTACAATAATGTTTGCCATGCTGGAAGGAGGTATTTTTATAAGTAATACAACTAAGAAAATCGATAAAATGAGTATAATCAATAAAAATCTAAAAAAAATGATTGAGGCACAATTGCCTTAA
- a CDS encoding SDR family NAD(P)-dependent oxidoreductase yields the protein MSKTIFITGASRGFGRLWAEAFLKRGDKVIATARNKETLYDLVEKYGENIFPLQLDVNSRNACFDAVEKAYTQFGKIDVLINNAGYGLFGAIEETSEKEARDQMETNFFGTLWMTQAVLPIMRAQQSGHIIQVSSFLGLVTLPILGLYNASKFAVEGFSETLASEVKHLGINISLVEPNGYATDWSGASAFQTEPMEIYNPVKEAFLKSATPDIYGNPEATVTAIEKLVDSPNPPLRLLLGKIAYPAVKNTYEQRLAGFEEWKDISEKAHG from the coding sequence ATGTCAAAAACCATTTTTATTACCGGAGCATCCCGCGGATTTGGGAGACTTTGGGCAGAAGCATTTTTAAAACGTGGCGATAAAGTTATTGCTACAGCACGTAACAAAGAAACCTTATATGATCTTGTTGAAAAATACGGGGAGAATATATTCCCCCTTCAACTTGATGTGAACAGTCGTAACGCTTGTTTTGACGCTGTGGAAAAAGCCTATACACAGTTTGGAAAGATCGATGTACTGATTAATAATGCCGGATATGGGCTGTTCGGTGCCATTGAAGAAACTTCTGAAAAGGAAGCGCGTGATCAGATGGAAACCAACTTTTTTGGAACACTGTGGATGACTCAAGCAGTACTCCCTATCATGAGAGCTCAGCAAAGCGGTCATATTATACAGGTTTCCAGCTTTCTGGGATTGGTTACCTTACCCATATTAGGATTATACAATGCCTCCAAATTTGCCGTGGAAGGATTTAGCGAAACGCTGGCAAGTGAAGTGAAACACTTGGGAATCAATATTTCTTTGGTTGAGCCCAATGGTTATGCCACAGACTGGTCAGGAGCATCAGCTTTTCAAACCGAGCCGATGGAAATATATAATCCAGTGAAGGAGGCTTTTCTGAAAAGTGCAACACCAGATATTTACGGAAATCCGGAAGCCACAGTGACAGCAATAGAGAAGCTGGTTGATTCGCCTAATCCACCATTGCGACTATTACTTGGAAAGATTGCTTATCCAGCGGTCAAGAATACTTATGAGCAGCGTTTGGCTGGCTTTGAAGAATGGAAAGACATTTCTGAGAAGGCCCATGGATAA
- a CDS encoding DUF2798 domain-containing protein, with the protein MKLSKFQSIIVFTILVSIAMSAIMTFGLLLTRMSWQQGFFKIWFFDYFLVELWLSIPTGFIVVPLLKKLVDRITIE; encoded by the coding sequence ATGAAACTATCTAAATTTCAATCTATTATTGTATTTACAATTCTTGTATCCATTGCAATGTCGGCAATTATGACCTTTGGGCTTTTACTGACAAGAATGAGCTGGCAACAAGGCTTCTTTAAAATTTGGTTTTTTGATTATTTTCTGGTAGAATTGTGGTTGTCCATTCCTACAGGTTTCATAGTAGTTCCTCTATTGAAAAAATTGGTAGACAGAATTACTATAGAATAG
- a CDS encoding helix-turn-helix domain-containing protein: MKKLKNILNLQDDGFKKIMSYYDPKEYNKKNFNDFYIHGLSDDTYEIKMPLPPHRQSTHSIILVTKGYLIAGSGFDHYTVEQKGLIAIPAGQITSLMFMSGDIEGFYLHFSVKYLSQTAIDFLDWLIKPYIRFEDTEIKHLLVLLRRMQELNRSDADESILKSYLTTFLLEMKQSNDFRTRVNFTASEMITSEFKKLLNYYVTKHNSVRFYAEKLNVTTNHLNKSVKSTLAKPASALINEMLVLEAKVLMQKSHMSINEIAAEIGFEDISYFGRFFKKHTGSTPTDYRKLIDLSE, translated from the coding sequence TTGAAAAAATTAAAAAACATACTAAACTTACAGGATGATGGATTTAAGAAGATAATGTCTTATTATGACCCGAAAGAATATAATAAGAAGAATTTCAATGACTTTTATATTCATGGGCTTTCAGATGATACTTATGAAATAAAAATGCCATTACCACCGCACCGTCAAAGTACTCATTCTATTATTTTAGTAACAAAAGGTTATCTAATAGCAGGCTCAGGTTTTGATCATTATACCGTTGAACAAAAAGGATTGATTGCTATCCCGGCAGGACAAATAACAAGCCTCATGTTTATGTCTGGTGATATAGAAGGCTTTTATCTGCATTTTTCTGTTAAATATTTATCTCAAACGGCTATTGACTTTTTAGATTGGTTGATAAAGCCTTACATCAGATTTGAAGATACAGAAATAAAACACTTGCTGGTTCTGCTTAGACGAATGCAAGAATTAAATAGGAGTGATGCGGATGAAAGCATTTTAAAGTCTTATTTAACAACATTTCTTTTAGAAATGAAACAGTCTAATGACTTTCGGACAAGGGTAAATTTTACGGCCAGCGAAATGATCACTTCAGAATTTAAAAAATTACTTAATTATTATGTTACCAAGCATAATTCTGTTAGATTTTACGCAGAAAAATTAAATGTAACAACAAACCACCTTAACAAATCAGTGAAATCCACACTGGCAAAACCTGCATCAGCATTGATTAATGAAATGCTGGTTTTAGAAGCCAAAGTTTTAATGCAGAAAAGCCATATGTCAATTAACGAAATTGCTGCGGAAATTGGTTTTGAAGACATTTCATATTTTGGACGTTTTTTCAAGAAACACACCGGATCAACTCCAACGGATTATCGAAAATTGATTGATTTGTCCGAGTAG
- a CDS encoding ArsR family transcriptional regulator codes for MNKSTGRKPAKTCYEHIGGKLGQLLLEQFVEKGWIAKGNPADRHYYITEKGQEEFTKLGLDLSQIKEE; via the coding sequence ATGAACAAATCAACCGGAAGAAAACCTGCTAAGACCTGTTATGAGCATATCGGCGGAAAATTAGGGCAGCTTCTTTTAGAACAGTTCGTTGAGAAAGGCTGGATTGCCAAAGGAAATCCTGCAGACCGTCACTATTACATTACAGAAAAAGGACAGGAAGAATTTACAAAACTGGGCCTTGATCTGTCACAAATAAAGGAAGAATAA
- a CDS encoding Cof-type HAD-IIB family hydrolase gives MEQIKLIVTDMDGTFLNSSHEMSPEFSEVYKELKKRNILFVPASGRQMPGITHYFGEIESEIGFIAENGGYVIYKDQELFADTLEYKYIVDIIKAVREIPGAKAVLSAKKMAYYETEDQQFVDFFSKYYTENMKKDDLTEKIDDTAFKIAVYHPEGSEKHLYPALKKFEEFGLEVVVSGAHWLDVMNKDINKGNALKILQKSLGISPENTMAFGDYMNDIEMLKNARYSYAMQNAHPNVKEVANFEACTNDNFGVLKTIKDYLHLN, from the coding sequence ATGGAACAGATTAAATTAATTGTTACGGACATGGACGGGACGTTTCTCAACTCCAGCCATGAAATGAGCCCTGAATTTTCAGAAGTTTATAAAGAACTGAAAAAAAGAAATATTCTGTTTGTACCCGCAAGTGGAAGACAGATGCCGGGCATTACGCATTATTTCGGAGAAATAGAAAGTGAGATCGGTTTTATTGCTGAAAACGGAGGCTATGTTATCTATAAAGACCAGGAGCTTTTCGCCGATACCCTTGAATACAAATATATTGTTGACATTATTAAAGCGGTCCGTGAAATACCCGGTGCCAAAGCCGTATTGTCAGCTAAAAAGATGGCATATTACGAAACCGAAGATCAGCAGTTTGTAGATTTCTTCTCAAAATATTACACCGAAAACATGAAGAAGGATGACCTGACGGAAAAAATTGATGATACCGCCTTTAAAATAGCAGTTTATCATCCGGAAGGTTCTGAAAAACACCTGTACCCGGCTCTTAAAAAATTTGAAGAATTCGGTCTGGAAGTAGTGGTTTCCGGAGCACATTGGCTGGATGTCATGAATAAGGATATCAATAAAGGAAACGCGCTGAAAATCCTTCAGAAATCGCTGGGCATTTCTCCTGAAAATACAATGGCTTTCGGGGATTATATGAACGATATAGAAATGCTGAAGAATGCCAGATATTCTTACGCCATGCAGAATGCCCATCCGAACGTAAAAGAGGTGGCTAATTTTGAAGCATGTACCAATGACAACTTTGGTGTTCTTAAAACCATTAAGGATTATCTTCATCTGAACTGA
- a CDS encoding UDP-glucose--hexose-1-phosphate uridylyltransferase — protein MNTLFDPKKHPHRRYNPLLDEWILVSPQRANRPWQGQREETREDNRPVYDPECYLCSGNIRANGDRNPEYQGAYVFNNDFGALLNEEVEFSEKKSGFFTLLPERGINRVVCFSENHSLTLPEMPVEHIRNVVDVWQEQFNQLAALDHINYVQIFENKGSVMGCSNPHPHGQIWAQSSIPAMVQKTQDQLKSYFEKNKRTLLEDYLEQEITAGERIVTENKHFAVLVPFWASWPYETMVISKQKRENIAAFSEEEKESFAAVLKDLTTIYDNLFETSFPYSAGIHQSPTDGKEHPEWHFHMHFYPPLLRSAEVKKFMVGYEMLAEPQRDMTPEQSAAILRNLPTIHYKKK, from the coding sequence ATGAATACATTATTTGACCCTAAAAAACATCCCCACAGAAGATACAATCCTCTTTTGGATGAATGGATACTGGTTTCTCCACAGCGGGCAAACCGTCCATGGCAAGGACAAAGAGAGGAAACAAGAGAGGATAACCGTCCTGTATACGACCCGGAATGCTATCTCTGTTCAGGAAATATTCGTGCGAACGGAGACCGCAATCCTGAGTACCAGGGAGCCTATGTCTTTAATAATGACTTTGGGGCATTACTGAATGAAGAAGTTGAGTTTTCTGAAAAAAAGTCCGGTTTTTTTACCCTTCTTCCGGAACGCGGGATCAACAGGGTCGTTTGTTTTTCTGAAAATCACAGCCTTACCTTGCCGGAAATGCCTGTGGAACACATCAGAAATGTGGTGGATGTATGGCAGGAGCAGTTCAATCAGCTGGCCGCTCTGGACCATATCAATTATGTTCAGATTTTTGAAAATAAAGGAAGCGTCATGGGCTGCAGCAACCCTCATCCTCACGGCCAGATATGGGCACAGTCGTCCATTCCGGCAATGGTTCAGAAAACCCAGGATCAGCTGAAATCATATTTTGAAAAAAATAAAAGAACATTATTGGAAGATTATCTTGAGCAGGAAATCACGGCTGGTGAGCGCATCGTCACAGAAAATAAACACTTTGCAGTATTGGTGCCGTTTTGGGCGTCGTGGCCTTATGAAACAATGGTTATCAGTAAACAGAAAAGAGAAAATATTGCAGCATTTTCCGAAGAAGAAAAAGAATCTTTTGCAGCTGTGCTCAAGGATCTGACCACAATATATGACAATCTTTTTGAAACCTCATTTCCTTATTCTGCGGGAATTCATCAATCTCCTACAGATGGAAAAGAGCATCCGGAATGGCATTTTCATATGCACTTTTATCCGCCGTTGCTCAGAAGTGCGGAAGTGAAAAAATTTATGGTAGGTTATGAAATGCTGGCTGAGCCTCAGCGCGATATGACTCCAGAGCAAAGTGCGGCAATATTAAGAAACCTTCCTACCATTCATTACAAGAAAAAATAA
- the galK gene encoding galactokinase, with amino-acid sequence MHEQLINPTVEKFKNGFKSEPEHIFLSPGRINIIGEHVDYNDGFVLPAAIDKYICFAVRRLPQTNFCRIIAKDLGEEYTFDVTKKVKPVQQMWMNYILGVFSQLQQQGNQFCGMEIVFSSTIPMGSGLSSSAALECGFAYILNELFDLHLTKKEIAVIGQKSEHTFAGVQCGIMDQFASVFGKKDKVIMLDCNSLEHHYFDADLKGYSLLLFDSCVKHTHLTSGYNERRKDVENGKEILWKKFPGVEKFRDFTTTMLDSVKEEMGSVSHKRCLYLLKEIKRVEMAAKAISEGNIEYLGKLLTETHDGLSAEYEVSCKELDFLVEHTLQQEGVLGARMMGGGFGGCSINLIQEDKVEEVIRAISEKYLEHFNIQMKVYQVKISDGIKEYTNEYII; translated from the coding sequence ATGCATGAACAGTTAATCAACCCCACCGTAGAAAAGTTTAAAAACGGGTTCAAATCAGAGCCTGAACATATTTTCCTTTCTCCCGGCAGAATAAATATTATCGGTGAGCATGTGGATTACAATGATGGATTTGTGCTTCCCGCTGCCATTGACAAATATATCTGTTTTGCTGTCCGCAGGTTACCACAAACCAATTTCTGCAGAATCATAGCCAAAGATCTGGGAGAAGAATATACATTTGATGTTACAAAGAAGGTAAAGCCGGTTCAGCAGATGTGGATGAACTATATTCTGGGCGTTTTCAGTCAGCTGCAGCAACAGGGAAATCAGTTTTGCGGTATGGAAATTGTTTTCAGCAGCACCATTCCGATGGGTTCCGGGCTTTCTTCCTCAGCGGCTCTTGAATGTGGTTTTGCTTATATCCTCAATGAACTTTTTGATCTTCATCTTACCAAAAAAGAAATCGCAGTGATCGGGCAAAAATCAGAGCATACTTTTGCAGGAGTTCAGTGCGGAATTATGGATCAGTTTGCTTCCGTTTTCGGAAAGAAAGATAAGGTAATTATGCTCGACTGTAACTCCCTGGAACATCATTATTTTGATGCAGACCTTAAAGGATACAGCCTGTTGCTTTTTGACAGCTGTGTGAAGCATACCCATTTGACATCCGGTTATAATGAGAGGCGCAAAGATGTAGAAAATGGTAAAGAAATCTTATGGAAGAAATTCCCTGGAGTAGAGAAATTCAGGGATTTTACCACGACTATGCTTGACAGTGTAAAAGAAGAAATGGGAAGTGTTTCACACAAAAGATGTCTCTACTTACTGAAAGAAATTAAGAGGGTAGAAATGGCAGCAAAAGCTATTTCAGAAGGAAATATTGAATATCTGGGAAAGCTTCTCACAGAAACCCATGACGGCCTTTCAGCGGAATACGAAGTCAGTTGTAAGGAGCTTGATTTTTTAGTGGAACATACATTACAGCAGGAAGGTGTGCTGGGAGCAAGAATGATGGGGGGCGGTTTCGGAGGCTGCAGCATCAACCTGATTCAGGAAGATAAAGTGGAAGAAGTAATTCGTGCTATCAGTGAAAAATATCTTGAACATTTTAATATTCAGATGAAAGTTTACCAGGTTAAAATTTCAGACGGGATAAAAGAATACACCAATGAATACATTATTTGA
- the fsa gene encoding fructose-6-phosphate aldolase: MKFFIDTANLAMIEEASALGVLDGVTTNPSLMAKEGISGKQNIHNHYLDICKIADGDISAEVLGITFEEMVKEGEELAALHPRIVVKVPMTQDGIKAIRYFSEKGIKTNCTLVFSSGQALLAAKAGATYVSPFLGRLDDVSTDGLGLISEIRAIYDNYAFATQILAASVRHSMHIVNCAKTGADVVTCPLAPILSLLKHPLTDSGLDQFIKDSQKMK, encoded by the coding sequence ATGAAATTTTTTATTGATACTGCCAATCTGGCGATGATAGAAGAAGCCAGTGCCCTTGGAGTTCTGGACGGAGTAACCACCAATCCATCTCTGATGGCGAAAGAGGGGATTTCGGGAAAACAGAATATCCATAATCATTACCTGGATATCTGCAAAATTGCTGATGGAGATATAAGCGCAGAAGTACTGGGAATTACTTTTGAGGAAATGGTTAAAGAAGGGGAAGAGCTTGCTGCATTACATCCAAGAATTGTTGTAAAAGTTCCAATGACCCAAGATGGGATCAAAGCCATCCGTTATTTTTCCGAAAAGGGGATAAAGACCAACTGTACACTTGTATTCTCTTCCGGGCAGGCGTTGCTGGCGGCCAAGGCTGGAGCGACTTATGTTTCACCCTTTCTGGGAAGGCTGGATGACGTCTCTACAGACGGGCTTGGTCTGATCTCAGAAATCAGAGCGATTTATGACAATTATGCTTTTGCTACTCAGATATTGGCTGCTTCAGTCCGACACAGCATGCATATTGTTAATTGTGCAAAGACCGGTGCTGATGTAGTGACCTGTCCACTGGCTCCGATACTATCTTTACTCAAACATCCGCTTACAGATTCCGGATTAGATCAGTTCATCAAAGATTCACAAAAAATGAAATAA